A stretch of the Pseudomonas helvetica genome encodes the following:
- a CDS encoding chemotaxis protein CheV, translating to MAGILDTVDQRTQLVGENRLEILMFRLAGRQLFAINVFKVQEVLQLPKLTLMPQRHPFVCGVVNLRGQTLPVIDLSQAIGMRPLVPGPNSTIIVTEYNRSVQAFLVGGVDRIVNMNWEAILPPPTSAGRQHYLTAISKVDDQLVEIIDVEKVLAEIVPYNAKVSRDKLEDPVLERARGREVLLVDDSNVALSQLRDTLGQLGVKMHIASDGLKALNMLKTWADTGVVMTDKLLMIFTDAEMPEMDGYRLTTEIRNDPRLRGLYVVLHTSLSGSFNDSMVKKVGCDNFLSKFQPDKLVDVVRQRLMLDAVPA from the coding sequence ATGGCCGGCATTCTCGACACAGTAGATCAACGCACACAGCTGGTGGGTGAGAATCGCCTGGAAATTCTCATGTTTCGCCTGGCCGGTCGGCAGTTATTTGCAATCAACGTCTTCAAGGTGCAGGAAGTCCTGCAATTGCCAAAGCTGACCTTGATGCCGCAGCGTCACCCGTTTGTCTGTGGTGTGGTCAATCTGCGTGGCCAGACATTGCCGGTGATCGACCTGTCCCAGGCCATCGGCATGCGACCGCTGGTGCCGGGGCCCAACAGCACCATCATCGTGACCGAGTACAACCGCTCGGTGCAGGCCTTCCTGGTCGGTGGCGTCGATCGCATCGTCAACATGAACTGGGAAGCTATTCTGCCGCCGCCAACCAGTGCCGGGCGCCAGCATTACCTGACGGCCATCAGCAAGGTCGATGACCAACTGGTGGAGATCATCGACGTCGAAAAAGTACTCGCCGAGATCGTGCCTTACAACGCCAAGGTTTCGCGTGACAAGCTCGAAGATCCGGTGCTGGAGCGCGCCCGCGGTCGTGAAGTGCTGCTGGTGGACGACTCCAATGTTGCCCTGTCCCAGTTGCGCGATACCCTGGGTCAGCTCGGGGTGAAAATGCACATCGCCAGTGACGGTCTGAAGGCGCTGAACATGCTCAAGACCTGGGCCGATACGGGTGTGGTCATGACCGACAAATTGCTGATGATCTTCACCGACGCGGAGATGCCCGAGATGGACGGTTACCGCCTGACCACCGAGATTCGCAACGATCCACGCTTGCGCGGCCTGTACGTCGTCCTGCATACCTCGCTGTCCGGCAGCTTCAACGACTCGATGGTGAAGAAGGTCGGTTGTGACAACTTCCTCTCGAAATTCCAGCCAGACAAACTGGTCGACGTGGTGCGCCAGCGCCTGATGCTCGACGCAGTCCCGGCCTGA